In the Campylobacter sp. RM6914 genome, one interval contains:
- the leuC gene encoding 3-isopropylmalate dehydratase large subunit — protein sequence MKQTITEKIFSAHTGEEVSAGQIVQSPIDMVIGNDITTPISIKQFERSGAQKLANPDGFAIVMDHYIPAKDILSANQAKISRDFAYKHDLKNYFDEKDMGIEHALLPEKGLVIPGDVIIGADSHTCTHGALGAFATGMGSTDLAYAMITGKNWFKVPQTIKVVFNGKFGEHIYGKDLILEVIRRIGVDGALYKALEFTGEAISSLDMDGRFSLCNMAIEAGGKSGIVAYDDITKEFLKGKNLRSKPVIHYSDEGAKYESILEIDVSKLDPVVAYPFLPSNGKSVREAVKDDIAIDQVFIGSCTNGRLSDLRIAAEILKGKRVSKKTRLIITPATQKIAREAEKEGLIEIFIEAGAVVSNPTCGACLGGYMGILGKGERCVSTTNRNFVGRMGDRTSEIYLASSAVAAASAIAGKIADPRDL from the coding sequence ATGAAGCAGACTATAACAGAAAAGATTTTTTCCGCTCACACAGGCGAAGAGGTAAGCGCGGGTCAGATAGTGCAAAGCCCTATAGATATGGTTATCGGCAACGATATAACAACGCCGATTTCAATTAAACAATTTGAAAGAAGCGGAGCACAAAAGCTAGCTAATCCCGACGGTTTTGCCATCGTAATGGACCACTACATCCCGGCAAAAGATATCTTAAGCGCAAATCAAGCCAAAATTTCACGCGACTTTGCATACAAACACGATCTTAAAAACTACTTTGATGAAAAAGATATGGGCATAGAGCACGCCTTGCTTCCTGAAAAAGGACTTGTTATCCCAGGTGATGTCATCATCGGTGCAGACAGTCATACCTGTACGCACGGCGCTCTTGGAGCGTTTGCGACAGGCATGGGCTCTACCGACCTTGCTTATGCAATGATAACAGGCAAAAACTGGTTTAAAGTGCCTCAAACCATAAAAGTAGTCTTTAACGGAAAATTTGGCGAGCACATATACGGAAAAGACTTGATACTTGAGGTTATTCGCCGTATAGGTGTGGACGGGGCACTATATAAAGCGCTTGAATTTACGGGAGAGGCGATAAGCTCACTTGACATGGACGGACGCTTTAGTCTTTGTAACATGGCGATAGAAGCCGGCGGTAAAAGCGGTATCGTAGCGTATGACGACATAACAAAAGAATTTTTAAAAGGTAAGAATTTACGCTCAAAACCTGTAATCCACTACTCAGATGAAGGCGCAAAATATGAAAGCATTTTAGAGATAGATGTTAGCAAGCTTGATCCTGTTGTCGCTTATCCATTCTTACCAAGCAACGGCAAAAGCGTAAGAGAGGCCGTAAAAGACGATATCGCGATAGATCAAGTATTTATCGGCTCTTGCACCAACGGACGCTTAAGCGACCTTAGGATCGCCGCTGAAATTCTAAAAGGAAAACGTGTATCCAAAAAAACACGCCTTATCATCACTCCTGCAACGCAAAAGATCGCAAGAGAGGCTGAAAAAGAGGGTCTGATAGAAATTTTCATCGAAGCCGGAGCAGTCGTAAGCAACCCTACATGTGGCGCATGTCTTGGCGGATATATGGGAATTTTAGGCAAGGGCGAAAGATGTGTAAGCACAACAAATAGAAACTTTGTCGGCAGAATGGGTGATAGAACGAGTGAAATTTACCTTGCAAGCTCTGCAGTAGCGGCGGCAAGCGCGATAGCTGGAAAGATAGCTGATCCAAGAGATCTATAA
- a CDS encoding NTP transferase domain-containing protein, with translation MKTCVILAGGKSSRMGQDKTLLPFGEFNTLTHFQFNKFSKIFTNVFISSKFDKFIPPLPLLKDISQDYSPMLALASVLANFKDEKIFIIPADMPFVSKECVTKLYEYSDKFDITIAQDEEFSHSLCGFFNSNISKKALELYQNGEHKIGLLQNFYNVKKVKFDNAEQFFNVNDPSQYQIALKMKQI, from the coding sequence TTGAAAACCTGCGTTATCTTAGCCGGAGGAAAAAGCTCTCGCATGGGGCAAGACAAGACGCTTTTGCCCTTTGGAGAGTTTAACACACTTACGCATTTTCAATTCAATAAATTTAGTAAAATTTTTACTAATGTTTTTATAAGCTCCAAATTTGATAAATTTATACCCCCTCTTCCGCTGCTAAAAGATATTTCACAAGACTATTCGCCTATGCTAGCTCTTGCTAGCGTGCTAGCAAATTTTAAAGATGAAAAAATTTTTATAATCCCCGCCGACATGCCATTTGTAAGCAAAGAATGCGTAACAAAACTTTACGAATACAGCGATAAATTTGATATCACCATAGCACAAGATGAGGAATTTAGCCATTCGCTTTGTGGCTTTTTTAACTCAAATATCAGCAAAAAGGCGCTTGAGCTTTACCAAAACGGCGAACATAAAATCGGGCTTTTGCAAAATTTTTATAACGTCAAAAAGGTTAAATTTGACAATGCCGAGCAATTTTTTAACGTAAACGACCCATCTCAATACCAAATCGCCCTTAAAATGAAGCAGATATGA
- a CDS encoding phospholipase A, producing MKKFLVFVFCFQILLQANETSELFKKAQEFENIGDTVNAMRLYKQIAQNSLNQQNQILNNNDTNTTVAIVKPEQNLEKLILQNSQEPKDDEIQNILGLRLYHLNYLLPVSYSQNRPTNGKSRFETKFQFSVQKPLMTNAFKLNETLGIAYTQTSWWQTSSDSAPFRESNYKPEIYIDFDTQNSLKMLNISNIRAGLLHESNGKDKENSRSWNRLYAQARFDLGTLSVTPRIWSIVGDTNDNKNIENYIGVGDVNFSFAFKDHILNTMIRNNLHFDKTNRGAAQFDWLFPIFSTGIYGYVQFFTGYGESLIDYNKHTNKIAVGFTLLR from the coding sequence ATGAAAAAATTTCTCGTTTTTGTATTTTGCTTTCAAATTTTACTCCAGGCCAATGAAACGAGTGAACTTTTTAAAAAAGCTCAAGAATTTGAAAATATCGGCGATACGGTAAATGCTATGAGGCTCTACAAACAAATCGCCCAAAATTCGCTTAATCAGCAAAACCAAATTTTAAACAACAATGATACAAACACAACAGTTGCCATAGTTAAACCCGAACAAAATTTAGAAAAACTTATCTTGCAAAACTCGCAAGAGCCAAAAGATGACGAGATACAAAATATCCTTGGTTTACGACTTTATCACCTAAACTATCTTTTACCTGTTTCATACTCGCAAAACAGACCCACAAACGGCAAGAGTAGATTTGAAACCAAATTTCAATTTAGCGTTCAAAAGCCGCTTATGACAAATGCGTTTAAGCTAAACGAAACATTAGGAATTGCCTACACTCAAACATCTTGGTGGCAAACCTCAAGCGACTCTGCGCCTTTTAGAGAAAGCAACTATAAGCCTGAAATTTACATAGACTTCGACACTCAAAATAGCCTAAAAATGCTAAATATCTCCAATATAAGAGCCGGACTTTTGCATGAGTCAAACGGCAAAGACAAAGAGAATTCAAGGAGCTGGAACAGGCTTTATGCGCAGGCTAGATTTGACCTTGGAACACTTAGCGTGACACCTAGAATTTGGAGTATCGTAGGCGACACCAATGATAATAAAAACATAGAAAACTACATCGGAGTTGGCGACGTAAATTTCTCTTTTGCATTTAAGGATCACATATTAAACACAATGATAAGAAACAACCTGCACTTTGACAAAACAAATCGCGGCGCAGCCCAGTTTGACTGGCTTTTTCCTATATTTTCTACTGGGATTTACGGTTATGTTCAGTTTTTTACAGGATATGGCGAAAGCTTAATTGATTATAATAAACACACAAATAAGATAGCAGTCGGTTTTACCCTACTTAGATAG
- a CDS encoding GntP family permease: MSGISLIISFVIAIVIMIWMISKLKVHPFLALMSISLILAIVAGIDLAKIPSIIGNGFSGIFKSIGIVIIFGALIGTILEKTGAALKLADMVVNCVGQKRPELAMLIMGWVVGIPVFCDSGFVVLNPIREALRKKISANPVGMAVALSGGLYAAHVFIPPTPGPIAAAGALGLGGNLLLVIGMGVVVSIPVLIGVYMFARRIGDEVSISDEEANAIISQSYEDLIKQYGKLPGGFLSVAPIFMPILFMALGSIAKILGISGAFGNLLAFLGNPIMALAIGVVFGILLLADTNKLPAFNDMTNETLKIVGPILFITAAGGVLGQVITSAGFVDYIKENAAVISAAGIFFPFLISAILKTAQGSSTVAIITTASIMGAFNADNSLMMALGLTSEIAAALCVMAIAAGAMCVSHANDSYFWVVTNFSKMTPQQGYRTQTMMTFIMGIVGIASVYILSLVLL, encoded by the coding sequence ATGAGCGGTATTTCTTTGATTATTAGTTTTGTAATCGCCATAGTCATAATGATATGGATGATCTCAAAGCTAAAGGTTCATCCGTTTTTGGCATTGATGAGTATATCTCTTATCCTTGCTATCGTTGCAGGAATTGATCTTGCTAAAATCCCAAGCATTATCGGTAACGGCTTTAGCGGTATATTTAAAAGTATCGGTATCGTTATTATCTTTGGTGCACTTATCGGAACAATCCTCGAAAAGACCGGTGCAGCGCTAAAGTTAGCCGACATGGTCGTAAACTGCGTTGGTCAAAAACGCCCTGAGCTTGCTATGCTTATCATGGGCTGGGTAGTAGGCATACCTGTGTTTTGCGATAGTGGTTTTGTTGTATTAAACCCTATCCGTGAAGCACTTCGCAAAAAGATCTCGGCAAATCCGGTAGGCATGGCTGTAGCGCTTAGTGGCGGTCTTTATGCAGCTCACGTGTTTATACCGCCTACTCCTGGACCTATCGCGGCTGCAGGAGCACTAGGACTTGGAGGGAATTTATTGCTTGTTATCGGCATGGGTGTAGTTGTTTCTATACCTGTTTTGATCGGTGTTTATATGTTTGCTAGACGCATAGGCGATGAAGTTAGCATAAGCGACGAGGAAGCAAATGCTATCATATCTCAAAGCTACGAAGATCTAATCAAACAATACGGCAAACTTCCTGGTGGATTTTTAAGTGTTGCACCTATTTTCATGCCGATTTTATTCATGGCTCTTGGCTCTATCGCTAAAATTTTAGGCATAAGCGGAGCATTTGGCAACCTGCTTGCTTTCCTAGGTAATCCTATCATGGCTCTTGCTATCGGCGTTGTTTTTGGCATATTGCTACTTGCTGATACAAACAAACTACCTGCATTTAACGACATGACAAATGAAACGCTAAAAATAGTAGGCCCGATACTATTTATCACAGCCGCGGGTGGTGTTTTAGGCCAAGTTATAACATCTGCCGGCTTTGTTGACTATATAAAAGAAAATGCAGCAGTCATTAGCGCAGCGGGAATTTTCTTCCCATTCTTGATCTCAGCTATACTAAAAACAGCACAAGGAAGCTCAACTGTAGCCATTATCACTACAGCTTCTATCATGGGTGCATTTAATGCCGACAACTCACTAATGATGGCTCTTGGGCTAACTAGCGAGATAGCTGCTGCCCTATGCGTCATGGCGATCGCTGCGGGTGCAATGTGCGTATCACATGCTAATGACAGCTACTTCTGGGTCGTTACTAACTTTAGCAAAATGACACCTCAACAAGGTTACCGAACACAAACCATGATGACATTTATCATGGGTATCGTTGGCATTGCTAGCGTTTATATCTTGTCATTGGTTCTACTATGA
- a CDS encoding glycerate kinase family protein: MKVLVAIDSFKGSLSSLEAGLAVKEGIKDLCEVVVKPVADGGEGSVEALCDALGGRYIDIMAQNPLGIQILARYAIANDLAIMEMASTSGLTLIQKEQRDPLKTSTYGFGTMIKDAINKGARKFIIGIGGSATNDAGTGMLSALGFEFYDESGNLLKGVGEDLIKISKISTKNAMPTLKECEFLIACDVDNPLYGKNGAAYVYGPQKGADGKTVKKLDEGLINFANVVSKEFGYDFSALEGAGAAGGLGFGFVSFLSATLKSGIHIITEEIGLEEEIKKADLIITGEGKMDFQSSMGKTPTGVAKLAKKYNKPVIAFAGSVSPCAKECNSNGIDAFFGILGEPISLEEAMRKDIASQNLKLTSNQAVRLFMLAQAK, encoded by the coding sequence ATGAAGGTATTAGTCGCGATTGACTCTTTTAAAGGATCGCTAAGTTCGCTTGAAGCGGGCCTAGCGGTCAAAGAAGGCATAAAAGATCTTTGTGAAGTTGTAGTAAAGCCTGTTGCAGACGGTGGTGAGGGTAGCGTAGAAGCGCTTTGCGATGCTCTTGGGGGAAGATACATCGACATCATGGCTCAAAATCCACTCGGCATACAAATTTTAGCCAGATACGCTATAGCAAATGATCTGGCAATAATGGAGATGGCTAGCACTTCAGGTCTAACGCTGATCCAAAAAGAGCAACGAGATCCTTTAAAAACAAGCACTTATGGTTTTGGCACTATGATAAAAGATGCTATAAATAAAGGTGCGCGTAAATTTATAATCGGTATCGGCGGTAGCGCAACCAACGATGCCGGCACCGGTATGCTAAGTGCACTTGGCTTTGAATTTTATGACGAGAGTGGAAATTTATTAAAAGGTGTTGGCGAGGATCTTATAAAGATCTCTAAAATTTCAACAAAAAATGCCATGCCTACACTAAAAGAGTGTGAATTTCTAATAGCTTGTGATGTTGATAACCCACTATATGGTAAAAACGGTGCAGCCTATGTTTATGGTCCACAAAAAGGAGCCGATGGCAAAACAGTCAAAAAGCTAGATGAGGGATTAATAAATTTCGCAAATGTCGTCTCAAAAGAATTTGGATATGACTTTAGCGCGCTAGAGGGCGCCGGGGCTGCCGGCGGTCTTGGATTTGGTTTTGTGAGCTTTTTAAGTGCCACTCTAAAATCAGGCATACACATCATCACAGAAGAGATAGGCCTTGAAGAAGAGATCAAAAAAGCCGACCTGATCATAACAGGCGAGGGTAAAATGGACTTTCAAAGCTCAATGGGCAAAACCCCTACAGGCGTAGCAAAGTTAGCCAAAAAATACAACAAGCCCGTTATCGCTTTTGCAGGTAGTGTATCTCCGTGTGCAAAAGAGTGCAACAGTAACGGCATAGATGCTTTCTTTGGGATACTGGGCGAGCCTATAAGCCTTGAAGAAGCAATGAGAAAAGACATAGCATCACAAAATTTAAAGCTAACGAGCAACCAAGCTGTTAGGCTTTTCATGTTAGCACAAGCTAAATAA
- a CDS encoding AMIN domain-containing protein: MKKICIIFCLMASVLYARENPFTPIGELNASVMTTNLKEEFGEFDTQDIKFPSDARLLLGVTVRYRAGDGSIKEKVLSDINKTISWQEEYAILKLKNPEPLTTQKLDVSVTMPNPTAKTIIQTISHDKNDTNTTTQSKSVKSTRQEQAITTLPAVTTINLDTNKSKVGLSVKAKTQPKSKQVTTNKPKIQPKKQPSSLKFADMFEIDSSKNILKIITKDKNIKYFSHENSKIVLDFDNPPKSFRTKYIKVNSAVFKNITVGWHDDFYRVVVELDKKRTYSIGKVMQGYELRVK; this comes from the coding sequence ATGAAAAAAATTTGTATTATATTTTGTTTGATGGCAAGCGTGCTTTATGCTAGAGAAAACCCATTTACGCCTATTGGTGAACTAAATGCAAGCGTAATGACGACAAATTTAAAAGAGGAATTTGGCGAATTTGATACGCAAGATATTAAATTTCCAAGCGACGCTAGGTTGTTGTTGGGCGTTACCGTTAGATATCGCGCAGGAGATGGCAGTATAAAAGAAAAGGTGCTAAGCGATATAAATAAAACTATCAGTTGGCAAGAAGAGTATGCTATCTTAAAGTTAAAAAATCCAGAGCCTTTAACTACACAAAAGCTTGATGTTTCAGTAACCATGCCAAATCCTACAGCTAAAACAATAATACAAACTATAAGTCACGATAAAAATGACACAAATACAACTACGCAAAGCAAAAGCGTTAAATCTACAAGGCAAGAGCAGGCTATAACGACTTTACCTGCCGTAACGACTATAAATTTAGATACCAACAAGAGCAAAGTAGGTTTGTCTGTAAAAGCTAAAACACAACCAAAAAGCAAACAAGTCACAACCAATAAACCAAAAATTCAGCCAAAAAAGCAGCCAAGCTCGCTGAAATTTGCGGATATGTTTGAGATAGATAGCTCTAAAAATATCCTAAAAATCATAACAAAAGACAAAAATATAAAATATTTTAGTCATGAAAATAGCAAGATAGTTCTTGACTTTGATAATCCTCCAAAAAGTTTTAGAACAAAATATATAAAAGTAAATTCTGCGGTATTTAAAAACATAACCGTGGGCTGGCATGACGACTTCTACCGAGTTGTTGTAGAGCTTGATAAAAAACGAACATATAGTATCGGCAAAGTTATGCAAGGCTATGAGCTTAGAGTTAAATGA
- a CDS encoding septum formation initiator, with protein sequence MSEILEEYDKKSKRSYFFKSFFRHTVVIVCVIAFAIYIGNMMFGKRSLDVMLSLQSKKERLAEDVEILKKRNAKLQKEYFELKELEPDTGKK encoded by the coding sequence TTGAGTGAAATTTTAGAAGAGTATGATAAAAAATCAAAAAGATCATACTTTTTTAAATCATTTTTCAGACATACTGTCGTTATAGTATGTGTAATTGCGTTTGCGATCTATATCGGCAATATGATGTTTGGCAAGCGTTCTTTGGATGTTATGCTCAGTCTACAGAGCAAAAAAGAACGCCTTGCCGAAGATGTGGAAATTTTAAAAAAACGTAACGCAAAACTTCAAAAAGAGTATTTCGAGCTGAAAGAACTTGAGCCCGATACCGGTAAAAAGTAG
- the eno gene encoding phosphopyruvate hydratase — protein sequence MVYIEDVVAHEVLDSRGNPTVRAVVTLSDGTMASAIVPSGASTGKREALELRDKDARYAGKGVLKAVANVNERIAEAIIGLDAYNQKAVDDEMLELDGTNNYSNLGANAVLGVSMAVARAAANSLKIPLYRYLGGANASILPVPMFNIINGGAHANNSVDFQEFMIMPFGFDNFSDALRAATEIYHKLKEILNKAGHSTAVGDEGGFAPNLKDNEEPLKLIMEAIKLAGYEAGSQIKLALDVAASELYEDGKYELEGKKFSSEELIERYAQLCDKYPIFSIEDGLSEDDWDGWKSLTQRLGDKVQLVGDDLFVTNEKILREGIEKGIGNAILIKPNQIGSVSQTMQTVRLAQRNGYRCVMSHRSGESEDAFIADFAVALNTGEIKTGATSRSERNAKYNRLLEIELEAGEFLGDSI from the coding sequence ATGGTTTATATTGAAGATGTTGTAGCTCATGAGGTTCTTGATAGTAGGGGTAACCCGACCGTTCGCGCAGTTGTAACTTTAAGCGACGGCACAATGGCAAGTGCTATCGTACCAAGTGGTGCAAGTACCGGTAAGCGTGAGGCTCTTGAGCTACGTGATAAAGATGCTAGATATGCAGGCAAAGGTGTTTTAAAAGCTGTTGCAAACGTAAATGAGCGCATAGCAGAAGCCATTATCGGACTTGATGCGTATAACCAAAAAGCCGTTGATGATGAGATGCTTGAGTTAGACGGCACAAACAACTACTCAAATTTAGGTGCAAATGCCGTTCTTGGTGTTTCGATGGCTGTTGCTAGAGCTGCGGCAAATAGCCTTAAAATTCCTCTATATCGCTATTTGGGTGGGGCAAATGCTAGTATCTTACCTGTTCCGATGTTTAATATTATAAACGGCGGAGCGCATGCAAACAACAGTGTAGACTTTCAAGAATTTATGATAATGCCTTTTGGATTTGATAATTTTAGCGATGCATTAAGAGCAGCAACGGAAATTTATCATAAACTAAAAGAGATTTTAAACAAAGCAGGACATAGTACTGCCGTTGGTGACGAGGGTGGTTTTGCTCCAAATTTAAAAGACAATGAAGAGCCGCTAAAGCTTATTATGGAGGCGATAAAATTAGCAGGATATGAGGCCGGTTCTCAGATCAAACTAGCTCTTGACGTAGCGGCTAGTGAGCTTTATGAGGATGGCAAATACGAGCTTGAGGGCAAAAAATTTAGCTCGGAAGAACTTATAGAGCGCTACGCGCAACTTTGCGATAAGTATCCGATATTTTCTATAGAGGACGGACTTAGTGAAGATGACTGGGATGGTTGGAAGAGCTTAACACAGCGTCTTGGTGATAAGGTTCAGCTAGTAGGCGACGATCTTTTTGTTACAAATGAGAAAATTTTACGTGAAGGTATTGAAAAAGGCATTGGTAATGCTATTTTGATTAAACCAAATCAAATCGGCTCTGTTAGTCAAACTATGCAAACAGTTCGCCTTGCTCAAAGAAACGGCTATCGCTGCGTTATGAGTCATAGAAGTGGCGAGAGTGAAGATGCTTTTATAGCAGACTTTGCAGTTGCTTTAAATACGGGCGAGATAAAAACCGGAGCCACAAGCAGAAGCGAAAGAAATGCCAAATACAACCGTCTGCTTGAGATAGAGCTTGAGGCCGGTGAGTTTTTAGGGGATAGTATTTGA
- the recA gene encoding recombinase RecA, whose amino-acid sequence MNAEKQKALDLALKQITKDFGKGAMIRLGDKQVEPIDSIPTGSIGLDLALGIGGVPKGRIIEVYGPESSGKTTLTLHIIAECQKAGGICAFVDAEHALDVKYASNLGVDTDNLYVSQPDFGEQALDMVETLARSGAVDLIVVDSVAALTPKSEIEGDMGDQHVGLQARLMSQALRKLTGVVHKMGTTIIFINQIRMKIGATGYGTPETTTGGNALKFYASVRIDVRRIATLKQNEESIGNRVKVKVVKNKVAPPFRVAEFDVMFGEGISKEGEIIDYGVKLDVIDKSGAWFSYKASKLGQGRENSKAYLKEHKDVADEIIATIKGSMGVVGILSNDKDDDDKNNDKSGEE is encoded by the coding sequence ATGAACGCAGAAAAGCAAAAAGCCCTTGATCTGGCTTTAAAACAGATCACAAAGGACTTCGGCAAGGGCGCGATGATAAGGCTTGGCGACAAGCAAGTCGAGCCGATAGATAGCATCCCTACTGGCTCGATCGGACTTGATCTTGCTCTTGGTATAGGTGGTGTGCCAAAAGGTAGGATTATAGAGGTTTACGGCCCCGAAAGCTCAGGTAAAACAACACTTACGCTTCACATTATTGCCGAGTGCCAAAAGGCTGGCGGAATTTGTGCGTTTGTCGACGCCGAGCACGCACTTGATGTGAAATATGCTTCAAATTTAGGTGTTGATACGGATAATCTTTACGTTTCTCAGCCTGACTTTGGCGAGCAAGCACTTGATATGGTAGAGACATTAGCTAGAAGCGGTGCGGTCGATCTTATCGTAGTAGACAGCGTCGCTGCTCTTACTCCAAAAAGTGAGATAGAAGGCGATATGGGCGACCAACATGTTGGACTTCAAGCAAGACTTATGAGTCAAGCACTTCGTAAGCTCACGGGCGTTGTGCATAAAATGGGCACGACGATTATATTTATCAACCAAATTCGTATGAAGATAGGCGCGACTGGATATGGCACGCCTGAGACTACAACAGGCGGTAATGCCCTTAAATTTTATGCGTCTGTGCGTATAGATGTTCGCCGTATAGCTACTCTTAAACAAAACGAAGAGAGCATTGGTAATCGCGTTAAAGTCAAAGTTGTTAAAAATAAGGTAGCTCCTCCGTTTAGGGTCGCAGAATTTGACGTGATGTTTGGCGAGGGCATAAGCAAAGAGGGTGAGATAATCGACTATGGCGTAAAGCTTGATGTTATCGACAAAAGCGGTGCATGGTTTAGCTATAAAGCTAGTAAACTCGGACAAGGTAGAGAAAATTCAAAAGCTTATTTGAAAGAGCATAAAGATGTTGCGGATGAGATTATCGCGACGATAAAAGGCTCAATGGGCGTTGTTGGAATTTTAAGTAACGACAAAGACGACGATGATAAAAATAACGACAAATCAGGAGAAGAGTAA
- a CDS encoding UDP-N-acetylmuramate dehydrogenase — protein sequence MKRIINFAKFSSVKIGGEHEVTVVDSIDDDVRDAVLIGGANNILISPNPPKMAILSKKFDYINLNGDELEIGGASKSGKIFSFAKKHNIAGFEILQNIPGTLGGLVFMNAGLLGLSISDSLTHVLLARGWVPKSEIDFSYRHSGINEPIFGAKFKVKKGFLQSFADEINKKRSNQPKGASFGSCFTNPQGDFAGRLIEAVGLKGHAIGGAKFSEKHANFLINFNNATFFDATELIELAKRRVSESFGIELKTEVVIL from the coding sequence GTGAAGCGCATTATAAATTTTGCCAAATTTAGCTCCGTAAAGATAGGCGGAGAGCATGAGGTTACGGTTGTAGATAGCATAGATGATGATGTCAGAGATGCTGTTTTGATAGGTGGCGCAAACAACATTTTAATCTCGCCAAATCCTCCAAAAATGGCGATACTTTCAAAGAAATTTGACTATATAAATTTAAACGGTGATGAGCTTGAGATAGGCGGTGCCAGCAAGAGCGGTAAGATCTTTAGTTTTGCCAAAAAGCACAATATCGCCGGATTTGAAATCCTGCAAAATATACCTGGCACTCTTGGTGGATTAGTCTTTATGAATGCAGGACTTTTGGGGCTTAGTATAAGTGATAGCCTTACTCACGTTTTACTGGCTAGAGGCTGGGTGCCAAAGAGTGAGATAGACTTCTCGTATCGCCATAGCGGTATTAACGAGCCGATATTTGGGGCTAAATTTAAGGTCAAAAAAGGTTTTTTGCAAAGTTTTGCCGACGAGATAAACAAGAAACGATCTAATCAACCAAAAGGGGCTAGCTTTGGAAGCTGCTTTACTAATCCACAAGGTGACTTTGCGGGACGGTTGATTGAGGCGGTTGGATTAAAAGGACATGCTATCGGCGGAGCAAAATTTAGCGAAAAACATGCAAATTTCTTGATAAATTTTAATAATGCGACATTTTTTGATGCAACCGAGCTTATAGAGTTGGCCAAAAGACGTGTTTCTGAGAGCTTTGGCATAGAACTAAAGACTGAAGTTGTCATACTTTAA
- the fliQ gene encoding flagellar biosynthesis protein FliQ, translated as MQSTLVALGIETFKIALYLSLPMLLCGLIAGLLISIFQATTQINETTLSFVPKIILVVVVIIFLMPWMVSMMVEFTTRMIDYIPEFVQ; from the coding sequence ATGCAAAGCACTCTGGTTGCACTTGGCATAGAGACTTTTAAGATAGCGCTTTATCTAAGTTTGCCTATGCTACTTTGTGGGCTTATCGCGGGTTTGCTTATATCGATATTTCAAGCGACTACACAGATAAACGAGACAACGCTAAGCTTTGTTCCTAAGATCATTCTTGTTGTTGTCGTTATTATCTTTCTTATGCCGTGGATGGTTTCGATGATGGTTGAATTTACCACGCGTATGATTGATTATATCCCGGAATTTGTCCAGTGA